One segment of Aquimarina sp. BL5 DNA contains the following:
- a CDS encoding AraC family transcriptional regulator — protein MNVDSIGFIPLTSFPFPYKYLIGVGFYFYIKNQINKKAHVISSIEYVLFIPAILYGILRAYWYVMLHSGTDEYIFYRVYQTGFFLYNDFAYLIFNLLLMISVLRFIKKNKDLIKGSVSIRKNWEWLSTFSWMFIAFIMLNILHQVIAVLFNLQDSGEFYYVILVLNSVYIYWIGFIGFTKSNLLFKTFSLKDQKEEEQGSLLKNRIEHFMKNEEIFTNQNLKVSDVASLLSISEKELSLYIHDTYHISFTDFINTYRIEKVKSLLVSSEQEKFTLLAIAEKSGFSSKSSFNSVFKKMTGVTPTQYKANHKN, from the coding sequence ATGAATGTAGATTCAATTGGTTTTATTCCTTTAACCTCTTTTCCATTTCCTTATAAGTATCTAATTGGTGTGGGTTTTTATTTCTATATCAAAAACCAAATTAATAAAAAAGCGCATGTTATTTCTTCTATCGAATATGTATTGTTTATTCCTGCTATTTTATATGGTATATTAAGAGCTTACTGGTATGTTATGCTTCATAGTGGTACTGATGAATATATCTTTTATAGAGTATATCAAACTGGATTTTTCTTATATAATGATTTTGCCTATCTAATTTTCAATCTATTATTGATGATTAGTGTTCTACGATTTATAAAGAAGAACAAGGATCTGATAAAAGGTTCCGTATCAATACGTAAAAATTGGGAATGGTTGTCTACATTTTCTTGGATGTTCATTGCATTTATTATGCTCAATATATTACATCAAGTTATAGCAGTACTTTTTAATCTTCAAGATAGTGGAGAATTTTACTACGTAATATTAGTTTTAAATTCTGTTTATATATACTGGATAGGTTTTATTGGTTTTACTAAATCTAATTTATTATTTAAAACATTTAGTCTAAAAGATCAAAAAGAAGAGGAGCAGGGTAGTTTGTTAAAAAATAGAATAGAACACTTTATGAAAAATGAAGAAATCTTTACCAATCAAAATCTTAAAGTTTCGGATGTAGCTTCTTTATTATCGATATCCGAAAAAGAATTATCCTTATATATTCACGATACCTATCATATCTCTTTTACGGATTTTATAAACACCTATAGAATTGAAAAGGTAAAATCATTATTAGTTTCTTCAGAACAAGAAAAATTTACATTGTTAGCGATTGCAGAAAAATCTGGTTTCAGTTCTAAATCTTCGTTTAATTCTGTGTTTAAAAAAATGACAGGTGTTACTCCGACTCAGTATAAGGCAAATCATAAAAACTAA
- a CDS encoding VCBS repeat-containing protein → MVKRYMHRSRIVICLVFLVFTWVGFAQEEANYTFELKETELVPVGDSNNIFFDYDLDGDLDLIISGYNNDFSEVTSTHTFLYTNDGKGNFTIDKRSSFMGIEYGKIDVGDIDNDKDLDIVITGQELIKNKEGGIVIYKNENAVFKKIKKIEPDRAYSVYANFIDVNNDQYEDLLVELNDSIKFYINDKKGDFLAAGNLEGIDEVYEYGVIPFDMDNDGDIMLQGEYGYELEPKTLLFKNNSGKYESVSHNFKNTFQGIVVPVDIDNDGDQDVFMTNLGSISENLDESFFYIKEEGSFKESVSDVLVYNIVQSCFVDLDSDGDKDLIIMGNRKELNKPGYYSEAIDIYENKEGVFELIKTAAFPFLGQSSINTADVDGDGNQDVLLTGYEGETPRTRLYINKLK, encoded by the coding sequence ATGGTTAAAAGGTACATGCATCGCAGTAGAATAGTAATATGTTTAGTTTTTTTGGTTTTCACTTGGGTTGGTTTTGCGCAAGAGGAAGCAAATTATACTTTCGAATTAAAGGAAACAGAGTTGGTTCCGGTGGGAGACTCCAACAATATATTTTTTGACTACGATTTAGATGGAGACCTTGATCTAATAATCTCTGGCTATAATAATGATTTTAGTGAGGTAACAAGCACACATACTTTTTTATATACGAATGATGGTAAGGGTAATTTTACTATAGATAAGAGGTCATCATTTATGGGAATAGAATATGGAAAAATTGATGTTGGAGATATTGATAATGATAAAGATTTAGATATTGTTATCACAGGACAGGAACTAATAAAGAATAAAGAAGGTGGAATAGTCATTTATAAAAACGAAAATGCTGTTTTCAAAAAGATAAAAAAAATTGAACCTGATAGAGCTTATTCTGTATATGCTAATTTTATTGATGTGAATAATGATCAATATGAGGATCTATTAGTAGAATTAAACGATTCAATTAAATTTTATATTAATGACAAAAAAGGGGATTTTTTAGCAGCAGGTAATCTAGAAGGAATAGACGAGGTTTATGAATATGGAGTGATTCCATTTGATATGGATAATGATGGTGATATTATGTTACAAGGAGAATATGGATATGAATTAGAACCCAAAACCCTGTTATTTAAAAATAATTCAGGAAAGTATGAATCTGTATCTCACAATTTCAAGAATACATTTCAAGGTATTGTTGTACCTGTTGATATTGATAATGATGGAGATCAAGATGTGTTTATGACAAACTTAGGAAGTATTAGTGAAAATTTGGATGAATCATTTTTTTATATCAAAGAAGAAGGTAGTTTTAAAGAAAGTGTATCTGATGTTTTAGTATATAACATAGTACAATCTTGCTTTGTAGATTTGGATTCTGATGGAGATAAAGATCTTATAATTATGGGGAATAGAAAAGAACTTAACAAACCAGGATATTATTCAGAGGCTATCGATATTTATGAGAATAAGGAAGGTGTTTTTGAGTTAATTAAAACAGCAGCGTTTCCTTTTTTAGGTCAAAGTTCGATAAATACGGCAGATGTGGATGGTGATGGAAATCAAGATGTTTTGCTAACGGGTTATGAAGGAGAAACTCCGAGAACTAGATTATACATTAATAAATTGAAGTAA
- a CDS encoding GNAT family N-acetyltransferase has protein sequence MKIHIETERLILRDLEGYDAQGIFELDSDPDVHEYLGKKPIKTIEEAKQVIDFIRNQYIDNGIGRWAIVDKETGDFIGWTGLKYEKRLRENFNYYDLGYRLQKKYWGKGIATETAIESLRYGFEKLDLKEIGAAAEVNHQASNKILKKISLKFIETFDYEGVVHNWYNIKKSEWLKGTCIAVE, from the coding sequence ATGAAAATTCATATCGAAACTGAGCGATTAATTCTTAGAGATCTAGAGGGTTATGATGCACAAGGAATTTTTGAACTTGATTCAGATCCTGATGTTCACGAGTATTTAGGAAAAAAGCCTATTAAAACAATTGAAGAAGCTAAACAAGTGATTGATTTTATAAGAAATCAATATATTGATAATGGAATTGGACGTTGGGCAATTGTTGATAAAGAAACAGGAGATTTTATTGGTTGGACAGGTTTAAAATATGAGAAAAGACTACGAGAAAATTTCAACTATTATGATTTAGGTTATAGACTCCAGAAAAAATATTGGGGAAAAGGAATTGCTACAGAGACAGCAATTGAATCTCTAAGATATGGATTTGAAAAACTTGATTTAAAAGAAATAGGGGCAGCAGCAGAAGTAAATCATCAAGCTTCGAATAAAATACTAAAGAAAATTAGTCTAAAATTTATCGAAACATTTGATTACGAAGGGGTTGTTCATAATTGGTATAACATTAAAAAATCTGAATGGTTAAAAGGTACATGCATCGCAGTAGAATAG
- a CDS encoding helix-turn-helix domain-containing protein, translating to MAKIGGKWKPIVLYLISKDTNHFGKLYKRIQGISKQMLTTQLGEHERDDMILRKIYAEISPRVKYFLTETGNSLMPIVQSMQ from the coding sequence ATGGCAAAGATTGGAGGAAAATGGAAGCCTATAGTTTTATATCTAATTTCTAAAGATACTAATCATTTTGGAAAACTATATAAAAGAATTCAGGGTATTAGTAAACAGATGTTAACCACTCAACTTGGGGAACATGAAAGAGATGATATGATATTGCGGAAAATCTATGCAGAAATTTCTCCAAGAGTCAAATACTTTTTAACAGAAACAGGTAATTCATTAATGCCTATTGTTCAAAGTATGCAGTAA
- a CDS encoding NmrA family NAD(P)-binding protein: MKTENILVIGGNGKTGRRVAENLTQLGHNVRVVGRKTNPAFDWENTDTYDAALKNMDRAYIVYYPDLAVPGSRDAISTLTKKALEAGLEKVVLLSGKGEAEAEACEEIVSNSGLNYTLVRASWFNQNFSEGAFLEFVLNGTVALPMPDAEIPFVDVNDIADVVSKVIVDENYNGQTITVTGPQKRTFKEVVEIMAEATNKHIQFIPISIEEFKEGMKKAGLPDSYVWLFGYLFQEVLGNPENQEVSDDVAKVLGRPAIDFETFARETAATGIWNQTIAQSL, from the coding sequence ATGAAAACAGAAAACATTTTAGTTATCGGAGGAAACGGTAAAACCGGTCGCCGAGTAGCAGAAAATTTAACCCAATTAGGACACAATGTACGCGTTGTAGGCAGAAAAACAAACCCAGCATTTGATTGGGAAAACACAGACACCTATGATGCTGCTTTAAAAAATATGGATAGAGCCTATATTGTATACTACCCAGATTTGGCAGTACCTGGCTCTAGAGATGCCATCAGTACACTTACCAAAAAAGCTTTAGAGGCTGGTTTAGAAAAAGTAGTATTACTTTCTGGAAAAGGTGAGGCAGAAGCAGAAGCCTGCGAAGAAATCGTGTCAAACTCTGGTTTAAACTACACTTTGGTTAGAGCGTCGTGGTTCAATCAAAACTTTAGTGAAGGTGCTTTCTTAGAATTTGTACTCAATGGTACTGTTGCATTACCAATGCCAGATGCAGAAATTCCATTTGTAGATGTCAATGATATAGCGGATGTAGTTTCTAAAGTAATTGTCGATGAAAACTATAACGGACAAACCATAACCGTTACCGGACCTCAAAAAAGAACTTTTAAGGAAGTGGTTGAAATTATGGCTGAAGCTACTAACAAGCATATTCAATTTATTCCTATTTCTATTGAAGAATTTAAGGAAGGTATGAAAAAAGCAGGATTACCTGATTCTTATGTATGGTTGTTCGGGTATTTATTCCAAGAAGTACTAGGAAATCCAGAAAACCAAGAAGTATCTGATGATGTAGCCAAAGTATTGGGCAGGCCAGCCATAGATTTTGAAACATTTGCTAGAGAAACTGCTGCCACTGGTATTTGGAATCAGACAATTGCTCAGAGTTTATAA
- a CDS encoding DUF5367 family protein codes for MKHLRAISIGIIIWIIGVSIYTISFYIPILEDPEFQANILLSLGILPVVWLGAKLYYSKKSTIKGYWLGLVFFLTATILDVLITVPYLIIPDGGSYYSFFAAAGFWLIGIEFIAMSSVYWYTKVFSKTNTANCL; via the coding sequence ATGAAACATTTAAGAGCTATTAGTATTGGAATTATTATCTGGATAATTGGAGTAAGTATTTACACAATTTCCTTCTACATTCCGATTTTGGAAGACCCAGAATTTCAGGCAAATATTTTATTGTCTTTAGGAATACTACCTGTAGTGTGGTTAGGAGCAAAACTATATTACAGTAAAAAAAGTACTATAAAAGGATACTGGTTAGGGCTAGTTTTCTTTTTAACCGCTACCATTTTGGATGTTTTAATTACGGTTCCCTATTTAATAATTCCTGACGGAGGATCCTATTATAGCTTCTTTGCTGCTGCGGGTTTTTGGCTCATTGGAATAGAGTTTATCGCAATGAGTAGCGTGTATTGGTATACTAAAGTTTTTAGTAAAACAAATACTGCAAATTGCTTATAA
- a CDS encoding DUF1772 domain-containing protein codes for MEFKLKFIVLMLGLLFTGLTAGLCFTWSNAVTPGVGRLDNLTFLRSFQSMNRAIINTRFMVVFFGPVILLFVNTYLFKNNSISFWLFLAAAILFFVGIGLVTIFGNVPLNEVLDASNLETLSKIELHELRNKFEQPWNRWHIIRTVSSFSAFTLLIVGMLYIK; via the coding sequence ATGGAATTTAAACTAAAATTTATTGTGTTAATGCTCGGTTTACTATTTACTGGTCTTACAGCTGGTTTATGTTTTACTTGGTCTAATGCTGTTACACCTGGAGTTGGTCGACTAGACAACTTAACCTTCTTAAGGTCTTTTCAATCAATGAATAGAGCAATTATAAATACCCGTTTTATGGTAGTATTTTTTGGTCCTGTCATATTACTCTTTGTAAATACCTATTTATTTAAAAACAACAGTATAAGTTTCTGGCTATTCCTTGCGGCTGCAATACTGTTTTTTGTTGGAATTGGTCTTGTAACCATTTTTGGAAACGTTCCATTAAATGAGGTTTTGGATGCCTCTAATTTAGAAACACTTTCAAAAATTGAATTGCATGAGCTTCGAAACAAGTTTGAACAACCTTGGAATCGTTGGCATATCATAAGAACAGTATCATCATTTAGCGCTTTTACACTTTTAATCGTAGGCATGCTTTACATAAAATAA